GACAGCGGTCAACGGCGCCCCGGGCGTCACCGCACCGCCAGCCGATAGGCGACGGGCGATGGCTGGGCGCGACCGGCCGGTGTGGACGGTCGCCGGGCGTCGATGCCGCCCGTCCCTCGCCCGCGCCCACCGACACCGCGCCGAGGGTGCCGTCGCGGTGCCCCGCCACGACCGGGCGGAGCGACGCGGAACGGGCGGGTGAAGCGGGCGGAAGCGCTGGCGGGACGCGGTTCGCCGCCCGGCACGCGTACGATCTGGCCGGCGCCGGGCGATCGGTCCGGGCACGAGCGGGAGGACGACGGCCATCAGCACGGTGCGGTTCCACCATCTCGCCGGCCGGGTCTGGCTCTGCCCCGGCGACCCGGACCCGGAGGCCGTCCAGGCCGGCGTCGCCGTGGTGGCCGACGAACGCGGCAGTGTGATGATCGACGCGGGCCAGAGCCCGGCGCACGCCCGCGAGATCCGGGCCGCGCTCGACGACGCCGGGCTTCCGCCGCCCCGCTGGCTGGTCTACACCCACCACCACTGGGACCACGTCTGGGGAGCCGCCGCCTGGCCCGACGTGGAGATCGTGGGCCACGTGACCGGCGCCGACCTGCTCCGGGCGGAGGCGGCCCGACCGTGGAGCCACCGCTACCTGCGCGACCAGGTGCGGGCCAATCCCCGGCTCGCGCCCAGCTTCCGGGCCCGCGCGCTCGCGGTCGACTCCTGGGAGGACCTCGCGATCCTGCCGCCCACCCGCACCTTCACCGACGAGGACGAGCTGCCGGTCGGCGTACGGCTGCGGCACGTCGGCGGCGCGCACGCGCCCGACTCGACGGTGGTGCTGGTGCCCGACTCCGGTGTCATGCTGCTCGGCGACTGCTACTACCCGCCGCCGGCCCACCTGCGCGGCCCGGACGACGGACCCGACCTCGCGCTGGTGCGCCGCCTGCTCGACGACGGCTACCGGTGGTACGTGTCGAGCCACGGTGAGCCGATGACCCGCGACGAGGCCCGGGCGGCGGTCGCGGCGGCCTGAGTCCACGCGCCGAGCCTGGGCCGCGCCCAGCAGCCGATCCGGCCGCGTGCCGGGCGGATGGCCGGGCCGCGCCCGGTGGCCGATCGGCGCCGGGTCAGCGGAGGCGGCGCTCCGGGTGGGCCCGGTTCCAGGCGCGCATCCGCTCCGGGTAGCCCGTGCGGGCCGCCTCATAAAGGGGGACGGCGTGCCGGCGGGCGAGGTCGGCCGCCGCCCGGGGCGAGCCCGTACGCCGCCGGATCCACTCGCCGTCGTGGGCGATCGCCACCACCGTGGTGTCGGTGGCCGTGGTCTCCGGTTCCAGGTAGAACTCCACGCCCCGACGGCTGGCGACGAACGCCTCCAACGCGGCGAAGTCGTCCCGGGTCGCCTCCCGGTCCAGCTTCGTCGGAGTCCCGTCGGCGGCGCGCGACCGCCGGTTGAACCAGCCCATGTCCGCTCCTCTCCTCACGTGCCTCCCAGTGCAGCACCCGTTCCTGTCAATCGGCTGCGAGCCGGATGGGAGCCACCTGACCACCGGGCCCGGAGTTAGGGTCTGGCCGTGGTCGAGACGACGGTGGTGGCATGGGCGGCGCGCGACAACGCGCAGTGGTGCGGCCTCGTCTGCGCCACCCACGGCCTGTCCGGGCGTACCGACGCGGACGCCTGGTCGGTGCCGCGCCGCTCCCCGCCCCGCTACCCGGACGCGGTGACGCTGCGGCCGGGCGTGGCCGCCGAGGCCCTGCTGGACCGGATCGACCCCGGCCCGGGCGCGTCGGTGAAGGACAGCTTCGCCGACCTCGACCTGCGACCGTACGGCTTCCGGGTGCTCTTCGCCGC
This genomic stretch from Micromonospora krabiensis harbors:
- a CDS encoding MBL fold metallo-hydrolase codes for the protein MRFHHLAGRVWLCPGDPDPEAVQAGVAVVADERGSVMIDAGQSPAHAREIRAALDDAGLPPPRWLVYTHHHWDHVWGAAAWPDVEIVGHVTGADLLRAEAARPWSHRYLRDQVRANPRLAPSFRARALAVDSWEDLAILPPTRTFTDEDELPVGVRLRHVGGAHAPDSTVVLVPDSGVMLLGDCYYPPPAHLRGPDDGPDLALVRRLLDDGYRWYVSSHGEPMTRDEARAAVAAA